The following is a genomic window from Rhododendron vialii isolate Sample 1 chromosome 9a, ASM3025357v1.
CTCACATTACGGGATAAAGAATGCAGTTTTACTAGCGTATTCTGGATATTTTTCTGTACAATGTTTTTGGGTCCATTGCATGATTGGACCGCCATACCTATCAGAAATTAGTGATGAAAGTGGACAAGGTCTGGGGGGTAAATCTTTTTGCAGGCCTTTAGTTTCTGTGTATAAGATTTGGAATAGTTTCACCCTCTCTATGTAATATACAGGTAGCAAATTGACATTGTGAAATAATGCGGTAGGGTTGGTGGAATCTTTTTAGTTATGCTATATTGTAAATCTATGGTAAACGTGATTTTGCAATCCGGACTGAATGAACCTGCAACAACTTCATTTGTTCGTCTGTAGCTCGTTTGAATCTCTCTCAAATTAAGAAGAGGGTATGATGTGCATAAATGTTCCGTCCAAAATTTAAATGGACTAGGGTTATGAACGTATAATTTATGATCTGATGATTCGAGTTGAGCCATGATTATGGGTTCATTTGAGCCACGATTATAGGTTCATTCCATGTCAGACCAGACTGGAATAGGAATATACATTTTCATTATGAGTAGGGGTTGGTCGAGCACGTTGAAATCGATACCATGTTTCCTTTTGGATTTGGCAGGAGGCAAAAAGTGGGGAGAATTTGTGGTTTTTTCCGTCGGATTTATGTCTCTTTCTGTTGGGCTTTGTTTGGATCTGGGATTCTGGAGACGGGAAAAAGAATTTGCAGGGGAAGATAAGAAAAGACTGCGGGGGTGAAGCTGAATTTATTTGTGTATCTGTTTTCCTATCATTTTCCTTCTGGGTAAACGGTAAATCCGTCCCTCCACGATTGCgtgatccaaacaaagcctagtGGTTTGTTGAAGCATCTTCTGGATACAGTGGATTTCACCTGGTTAATTTCTGGGTGGTTGTTCTTTTTGCAGTAATGTGTCTTGACTTTTTCTAGGATTCATTTTGAACAACACCCAGAAACGAGTTCAGAAATCTTCGAAATCATATTCTAAAGAAGCGTCGCAAGCTCGATATCACCAATCACAGATGCCCCCTTTTCATGTTCCAGGAGCAAATAATGACACATGAGAAATTACTACCCTATTTGGACACATGAGAAATTACTACCCAAGTTAAATTTACAAATGATTCCCCGGagtttgagggaggtttttggagTAATGATTGGTGATAGATAGaaggagaaatgagagtaataattagggAGAACTTATTGGGGACGGTGCCGAGAGAGATGGGGTGGTTCTTGAAAACAAAGCAAAGAAAGTCGATCTTAGGTAGAGCACATTTTGGCGCTTGTGTTTTCCTTCAGCGGAAGACAAATTCATAAATGAATTATCAGACTACAAGCGCTCTGCATCCATGCGTTCAATGACCCTTCTTGCTTCCTCCTCTGTAGCAGGAACAACATTTCGAATCCTTGACCTGTTTTGCATAGCCTCTGAACGAATCGTGAAGGTGAAATAGAACTTGTTGGATACCTGTTCAAGATGCAAAACATATGCAAAGTTTAATGCCTCCCGTCATAGCTAACAcatgaaagcaaaaaaatttcatttgtttCAGGCCATATACGGAATACCAGTGTTGAGGTGCCCATAACTACGGATTGCTCCACAGTTTTTCAATTCTTCATAAGATTTTTCATTTGTGTTTCATCTATGGATTGCTAGAGAAGCCCGTATAGGGCAAAGATAAGAAAGGAGAAGGACGGAAGGTACTTAAAATATCCATTTCTTTCACATCTTTATCCTTTTCCTTTCCACTCAAGAAATCCCTTCacaatccaagatccaaacgcCACCTTAGGGCTGCTTAATTGTGCACTAGGGAGGACAAAGTATTGAATTTTAACACGAGAAAATGAATAAAGTCCATTTGATGAACTAGTCTCCTCCTGAATGATTCTTTGTTTGGCAACACAATATCGAAATTGTTGAATAGCTAGAAAAATATAGAATGGTAGATGTTCACCTCACTGGACCTAAATTCAGGTCGCGTAACATGCGCTACAACTTCCACGTTAATGAGAGGTTGATCTGGGTTCTCAAGTTCTGTGTACAGAACACACGACTTGAGGCGGAGGAAATTGCCAACATCCACCTGCACAAGATAAGTCAAACATTTCAAGATGGTGAAATCTGTTCTTCCTTAGCATTGAAATGAACTTTCAGCTGAAAcatttttgaagattttgaaaattatatatatgaTATGATAATATAGCAAGAAACTGAAGTTACCTGAgatcgcggatcaaaaaaaaaaaaaagttacccGAGATAATATGCATACCTTAATGAAGCGTGCGTGGGCATTAAGAAGCACGAACACACATAGTGACAAGTTTCACCACACCTAacgttttgtttttttgcaaagATGTGTTAATCTTAGTTATAGTGACCTTTTAATAACAGAGATTTACAAGGATGAATTCAACTTAGTTTACTACACAATAGTGGTTTTTGGCCCAAAAAGGATCTTCagctacaaaaataaaaactgacTCTCATTAgctctaatttttttcttttatcatcTTTAAAAGAAACGTACACTCCCACAAACTTAATTGTACTGAACATAATACTTttaagttgtcctttaaagttTAATccattcttattttctttcgaCTTTTGGTTCTGCTATATATGACACTTGTAGTTCAGTACCCCATATAGAATAAGCATTGGAGGTACTTGTTCTCAAACCAACTAAACGAAATAATATGCTGATGAAAGGAATTGGATAGAGTTATTATTTATAACATAAATTCTGAAAACCAAATTTAGCCTCGGATTCACCCTTTGAAATATCCATGAAAAGATGAGGTTCTAATACGCCGATACAAGAAAGGAACAATAAGATTCAAGAAAATTAGTAGGATTCCTACTCACAGGTCTTAAGAAGTCCACATGATCAACTTCTAGAAAGCATGGTGCACTGCCAGCGAAAGCATAAGCTGTCGCAAAAGCCAGTTCAAAAGCTCTACGCATTAAAAACCCACCAAAAATTCGACCGTGAATATTTCTTTGCTGTGGCTGGCACATCAGAGAGTTTTCAAGGCAAGTATCCCTTATTAGAATGCTGTCTCTGTCTGCTAAGGCAGGCATGTCACAAAATATCCTCCCTTCAGCCAATAGCTCTTTCAGCCTATCTACTTCACTGTCTTCGATCTCCTTTCTTTGTTGTCCCctcttttgttttctcatttGGTTCCTTTCTTCTGCTTCTTTCCAAAGCACTTTTTCTCTTTCAGTTTCAGGTGATATCTTGTTAATAACGGATGATTTTCCAGTCTTTGAGTCTCGAGCAACAAATGTGAAGTTTGCAACAAGAGCTACCGTGTCTGAAAGATCAGTTGTTTCTGCAAAAGAATaggctttatcacaccacgtgCAACCACATAAAAAATAGAAGCAGCAAGTTGACTACGCGTTGAAGGTCATGAAGTTAAGCATGAATATAGGGAAAGACAGCTGATGAACCTACGAAACTGGAAACTCTAAAAAGTTTCATAACGTAAAGAAAATAATGGAATTGACATGTGAAGGCAAATCAAAGCCTATATTAAGAAAACAATGGAAGGAAAAGAACATAAGAAAGAGAATGATTAGATTACATGTACCTTCAGTAGACTGAGTCACTTCTAGTTGAATCTCCATTGACGACCGTCCAACCCATGTAACAGCACCAGCTATTTGCAGATCGGTATCAATACGGATAGGCTTCTTTAGGACCATCTTGTCAACCGATGCAGTGACTAGCAGAAGGGGCCTTGTTTTGCCCTCACTGTTGAAACAGTGCTAATTCACAAAGGTATAAATAAAGTAACCATTTCTCCTTTTGAAACATGAAGAAGTGCGTATATCATGATTAAGTGAATGGTTGAATACATCACAAATAAATAGGAATCGATGTACATGACAGGAGCTCAGTTATGTACTAGAACCTGAATTCACTTCTAAACGAGGCAGATTGTCTCGCCCTGACTGATTACTGATACACAATGGAACCTAATACAAAGCAGACTAAACAAATCACCAGGTACTAGAACCTGAATTCACTTCTAAACGAGGCGGATTATCTTGCCCCGATTGATACACAATGGAACCTAATACAAAGCAGACTAAACAAATCACCAGGTACCAAATTCTACATGCTTATGTTACTCTTGTAGCCAACCCTACTACGCCTTAACGAATTGCGCAATAATGCCCACATTGAGTACAGTGCTACAGATTTAACAAACTTGCGCAAAAGCACAAAACCACAGTTAATAGTAAAAGGTGGAATTGCGTATAACGGGACAATTCTGAGGCAGCAGCTCAACAGTAATAGAGGCCATTAATAAACTTCAATCTGCGCCAAAGCCGCATATGGCCCTGTCTGATTGATTAATGAGAGGTTATATAATATGGTTGAGTAATTGTTGGGATTTTGAGGAAGCGAACCTAAGCCAAGATTTAGAAATAAAACCATTCGTAACCACAGGCACAACAAACAAGTGACAAttggaaaatcaaaaaacaGAACACACAAGATTTACATGGTTGAGCAAAACTCTGCCTACTTCCACAGGGGAGAGATTTTTTCTTCACTGAGTGAAACTGGACGGTACAAAACTATACTCGGGCTAAAGTACATAACCCAAACCCCTTTGTAATCTGCTCTCACTTTCTCACATAATCCGAAGACTAAATATAATAGGATTGTAACCATCCTACTATCTCTTGCACCCAAAAATGGTTCTTGCTCTTGCCACCCCTGTGCACTTCAGCATGCATGGCCCAAACATATAGCTGCAGAGAAAGCATCTAATACTTCCAAGAGAGATATATGGCCACCAATAATAGACGATCCAAATTAATGCAGTCAATGCCTAACGTTACTGATTTGTCATGTAAGAAACTTCCAGCCGTATTTTGCAAGCCAAACCGCCAACATTGGCATCCCAGCAATATTGACTAAGACCACTTAATAATATGACCCAAAATCTACCAGCAATCACTCACATGTTTTCTGGGATTGTTATATATAACCGATTTTGAAATCCCACTGCCAATTGAATGGGCAGAGCAAGAACAAGTCTCCGCCTTTTTTGTGGGGGAGCAGAGTAGTCAAagaaagaaccaaaccaaatgaTTGTTCGAAAAATGCCTATCCCTCGGTAGCCAGATATGTGATTTGTAATTCAATCCCACGTTTACTTCAGCCAATGAAACGGCCCCTATAAGAACTGCCCACTAATCTAAAGCAACAGACTTTGAGTAATACGACAATATGCAATAacttacaaagaaaaaaaatcaattttcagtCAAAGAGTTAGGGCTttcaaaaacccatttagta
Proteins encoded in this region:
- the LOC131300987 gene encoding acyl-coenzyme A thioesterase 2, chloroplastic-like isoform X1, whose translation is MKPPRNPVSLHHLLKPTSSITLSRPLPHHKSPFHTLVSYFLTVDSAPIQTTPESLIISTQILSSSSLNPQDSRSINTHLPLLPNPLKQSKPTKKTNFKSEILSPNHKNNEPINAYFLGLSNQSKPITKSLSRDPTLPKFFTQTRSFSAGSSDPYNPIPFVSTVNSSLESSQPIDAGSSIRKPISLWPGMYHSPVTNALWEARSSIFERLSNVPNDDALPQSELITKTPSQSRTRILYKLSDDYVLREQYRNPWNEIRMGKLLEDLDALAGTISYKHCFNSEGKTRPLLLVTASVDKMVLKKPIRIDTDLQIAGAVTWVGRSSMEIQLEVTQSTEETTDLSDTVALVANFTFVARDSKTGKSSVINKISPETEREKVLWKEAEERNQMRKQKRGQQRKEIEDSEVDRLKELLAEGRIFCDMPALADRDSILIRDTCLENSLMCQPQQRNIHGRIFGGFLMRRAFELAFATAYAFAGSAPCFLEVDHVDFLRPVDVGNFLRLKSCVLYTELENPDQPLINVEVVAHVTRPEFRSSEVSNKFYFTFTIRSEAMQNRSRIRNVVPATEEEARRVIERMDAERL
- the LOC131300987 gene encoding acyl-coenzyme A thioesterase 4, mitochondrial-like isoform X2 → MIMYLESSIETPGMRLGWGNCLKTLMLWLELYPISEGKTRPLLLVTASVDKMVLKKPIRIDTDLQIAGAVTWVGRSSMEIQLEVTQSTEETTDLSDTVALVANFTFVARDSKTGKSSVINKISPETEREKVLWKEAEERNQMRKQKRGQQRKEIEDSEVDRLKELLAEGRIFCDMPALADRDSILIRDTCLENSLMCQPQQRNIHGRIFGGFLMRRAFELAFATAYAFAGSAPCFLEVDHVDFLRPVDVGNFLRLKSCVLYTELENPDQPLINVEVVAHVTRPEFRSSEVSNKFYFTFTIRSEAMQNRSRIRNVVPATEEEARRVIERMDAERL